Proteins from a genomic interval of Paenibacillus sp. RC334:
- a CDS encoding class II aldolase/adducin family protein: protein MLIQLLMPVDKRPPFVGMRWEVMIAQGVLDHPQAELVLMEKHGLVTWGETSEAAYVKTIIDIL, encoded by the coding sequence CATGCCAGTCGATAAAAGACCACCATTCGTCGGTATGCGGTGGGAGGTGATGATTGCCCAAGGTGTACTCGATCATCCGCAAGCAGAATTGGTATTGATGGAAAAGCATGGTCTGGTTACGTGGGGAGAAACATCCGAGGCAGCCTATGTGAAAACAATTATTGATATTTTGTAA